The following DNA comes from Verrucomicrobiota bacterium JB022.
TCACCGTCTCCTCCGGCGTCTCCTGGTCGATCTTGTGCCGCTCGAAAATCACCTCCATCAGGGAGTCCAGCCGCTTGGCTCCCCGGTCGAGGCTGTGGCTTTCGTCCTCCGGCAGCCCTTTGAGGTTGGAGAGGAGGTTGTTGACTTGGCGCGAGTAAAACATCCGCAGGAAATCATCCCGGGAAGGGCAAGACGGGGGCAGCGGGCCCTGCCAGATAGCCGTCGGCCTCATCCAGGCGATTCTGTCGGATGATATTGCGTATCTTTACAATGTAAAGTTCGCCTTCGTCGGAATAGAGCACGAGGCCGGCGGCCAGGGCGTGGCCTGTGGCGTCCATCCCCCCGCCGCGCATCTCGGAGCGGATTGCGCGCAGCTCTCGGTAGGCGTTGTTGGTATTGAGGTTGCGCACGTAGGCGCGCAGGGAGGCCGTTACGCTCGGGTAGGTAGCATACTCGTAATAGGGCAGGTGCGGCGGCCGGTCGGTCGGTTCCTTGCCGCAGCCCGGTTCATAACAGAGCATGCCGTAGAGGTTGTTCTCGAAGCGGGCGAGCGACGAGGTGCCCCAGCCGGTTTCGAGCGCAGCCTGGGCGATGGCGAGCCCCACCGGGATGGTATCGACCCGCTCGGCCAGCGCCTGAAAATCGGCCTCGGTAGGTGTGCCGGGCCAGGTGAAGCGGTATTCCAGCGCAAGCTCGTCGAGAAAGCTCTCATCGCGGTCGGGTAGCTCCCCCGTGTTCTGCCAGTGCTGCCAGATGCCGTAGAGGCGCTGCCGCTGGCTGAGGATGCGCTCGTTGATGATCTCGATCTGCGGCGCGAGGAACGAGATGAAGGCCTGTTTGCGCTCGCTCGGATCGTTGAAAGCGTTGAAGTCTGGCAAGGTACGACGCACCCATTCATACCGGGGCAGCGAATGATGGGCGCTGTTGAACCCGATGCCTGCCGTGGCCAGGATCACCAGCATCGCCGCCCAGGGGGTAATCCGACGCAGGCGCTGCCGTGAAGCGCGCCCGACGACGGGACGTATCCGCCCGGTTGTCGAAGTGGAAAACAGCATAATCCAGAGACGCCCCTACGTTACAAGGGCTTACGGCACAATCAAGCATTCACGCTGGATTGCTCGCCACCCGGGCAATGATTGTGGGGTGGAATAGGGGAACGCCTGCCTGAAAGACCGGGGTTTTCTAGAAGAGGATCTGCCCGTTGACCAAGGCGTTGACGAAACGCACCGTGAAGAGCACGAACATCAGCAGACCGAAGATCAGGTTGCACCAGAAGCCGATCTTGGCATGGCTTTCCCCTTGGATGAGGCCATGGCTGCGGAAGATGTTGCGCATGCCGCGCCGCGCCATGAGGAGGCCGATCAAGGCCACCACGAATGCCGCCCCTGGAGCGATCAAGCGGTCGAAGTCCTTCAATACCATGAAGGTGCAGCCCGCCACGATGAGCATGAAGACCGAGCCGAGCGCCAGCCACGAGTGGCGCATCTCCCCCCGGCGTTGGTAGCGGCGATCCGACTTGCTGTTGCGGCGATTCGAGCCGGAAGAGGATCGGGAAGACGAGGGAGACTTTTGACTGGTGGCGGACATGGCAGAAACAGGGGATCGTGTTGTGGTGCGAAACTGAAGGGTGCGGCTCGGGAGTCAAGCCTTCAGGAGTCGGGCGTTAGTGACCGCTGTCAGCGATAGACGTCGGGCAGGCCCTCGCCGCGGCGTTTGAAGCGCTTGTGCAACCACAAATACTGGGCTGGGGCGCGCCGGATCGCAGCCTCCAGCATGCGGTTCATGGCCAAGGCGCCCGCCAGCGGGTCCAGACCTTGCATATCGGCCATTTCGGGCCCGATTTCGACTCGGACCACGCCGCCTTGCATGTCGCGCCGTGCGGCAACGGGCAAGACGGCGGCGTTGGTCATCTTGGCCAGCCGGGAGGTGGCGGTGTTGGTGATCGCCGGTTCGCCAAAGAACGGCACAAGTGCGGAATCCTTGATCTTCCGCCCCTGGTCCGGCGCATACATTACCGATTTGCCCTGTTTGAGCGCCCGGATCAGCGTTTTGACATCGCTCATCGGGATGGCTTCCAGAAAAGCGTGCCGCCGCTGGTGCATTTCCCGCGCAAAAAGTTTGTTGTTCGGCGGGCGATAGAGAGCGCTCAGCCC
Coding sequences within:
- a CDS encoding lipid A biosynthesis acyltransferase, whose translation is MSVPEGEIDFSRPRYWPSWLGLGVLQAASRMDYADVLAYGAALGEGVYRACPIRAQVARVNLRICFPELAESEREDLVRENFRQMGIAALELGHNWYRSNRDFDLPHTLSGLEHLQAVQAQGRGAILLIPHFIHLETTGRIVQWHVPGLSALYRPPNNKLFAREMHQRRHAFLEAIPMSDVKTLIRALKQGKSVMYAPDQGRKIKDSALVPFFGEPAITNTATSRLAKMTNAAVLPVAARRDMQGGVVRVEIGPEMADMQGLDPLAGALAMNRMLEAAIRRAPAQYLWLHKRFKRRGEGLPDVYR
- a CDS encoding glucosaminidase domain-containing protein, with the translated sequence MLVILATAGIGFNSAHHSLPRYEWVRRTLPDFNAFNDPSERKQAFISFLAPQIEIINERILSQRQRLYGIWQHWQNTGELPDRDESFLDELALEYRFTWPGTPTEADFQALAERVDTIPVGLAIAQAALETGWGTSSLARFENNLYGMLCYEPGCGKEPTDRPPHLPYYEYATYPSVTASLRAYVRNLNTNNAYRELRAIRSEMRGGGMDATGHALAAGLVLYSDEGELYIVKIRNIIRQNRLDEADGYLAGPAAPVLPFPG